A single Drosophila miranda strain MSH22 chromosome XR, D.miranda_PacBio2.1, whole genome shotgun sequence DNA region contains:
- the LOC108152875 gene encoding monocyte to macrophage differentiation factor: MSTIGIGNNGNGNGSMSLMQDIQNKYSFLENLFSKFWKSIIKSNSSLKLQLRNIKWKNAKAKPGCAYQPTEIEQMANVITHGMWILPALFATIKLFERSTNASQYLVSWVYGGALCMLFTISTFFHCSCYCAEHKPPRNYKAWPAFGWRTYQGLKNVLHRCDRAMIYVFIAGSYFPWLTLENTDHSAILFSMEWVIWLMAGVGIAYQQLFHERYKCLETFFYLVMGLGPALVVVLTGHHFHGMIQLKYGGAFYILGIVFFKSDGFIPMAHAIWHLFVVLAAGCHYYAILVNLYPSDISISD, encoded by the exons ATGAGCACCATTGGCATCGGAAACAACGGgaacggcaacggcagcatGAGCCTGATGCAGGATATCCAGAACAAGTACTCGTTTCTGGAGAATCTTTTCAGCAAATTCTGGAAATCCATTATCAAGTCGAACTCGTCGCTGAAGCTCCAGCTGCGGAACATCAAGTGGAAGAATGCGAAGGCCAAGCCCGGCTGTGCCTATCAGCCGACAGAG ATTGAACAGATGGCTAACGTGATTACCCATGGGATGTGGATACTGCCGGCATTGTTTGCGACCATCAAGCTGTTCGAGCGCTCCACCAACGCCAGCCAGTATTTGGTCTCGTGGGTGTACGGTGGTGCTCTGTGCATGCTCTTCACCATATCGACGTTCTTTCACTGCTCCTGCTACTGTGCCGAGCACAA ACCACCGAGGAACTACAAGGCCTGGCCCGCGTTCGGCTGGCGCACGTATCAGGGCCTAAAGAATGTCCTGCACCGCTGCGATCGGGCCATGATCTATGTGTTCATTGCTGGCTCCTACTTTCCCTGGCTGACGCTGGAAAATACCGACCACTCGGCCATTCTCTTTTCGATGGAGTGGGTCATCTGGCTGATGGCTGGGGTGGGCATTGCCTACCAGCAG CTCTTTCACGAGCGCTACAAGTGCTTGGAGACGTTCTTCTATCTGGTGATGGGCCTGGGGCCCGCCCTCGTTGTAGTTCTGACTGGCCACCACTTCCACGGCATGATACAGCTGAAGTACGGTGGAGCCTTCTACATACTGGGCATTGTGTTCTTCAAGTCGGACGGCTTCATACCCATGGCCCATGCCATCTGGCACCTGTTTGTGGTGCTGGCCGCCGGCTGTCACTATTATGCCATATTGGTCAACCTCTATCCCAGCGACATTAGCATAAGTGATTAG
- the LOC108152073 gene encoding HEAT repeat-containing protein 6 — protein MDGDSEIQAHDGLLNVLNTLSTGGCSNKLPLDRVSLQEHRQLLHDIRRGAGEAHGITAEQVQQLLAEADKREYHDLLRAWLLWLNELILTRRLLLARPQLLVEWLLERAAQNSVVDELQLMHTLLKSLPGQHLQSFWPILSILSQPQEAEAALLLVMCQETVYVELAESEDPKLSQYLANNLLQPHYEGHWVSSQSEKLPLLLAHTLQLLQKIVSKNADYAEQHVPELMGCILAHLPYAACGENPAKLHVPRRVQPAQQAAAYGAEEEDQSNSSHNKSSSGGKRNKVRKVRPRQKQKNGPSGDAAHSIPQDRLLLLSNIDYGCLTGDTEACTLSDSEAQQAAPKALRQQQASVRISALHLMSALTKQLPRRSFYGYWHVIFPSDEGSQTHHLLHLAKNDANSRCRALALQLAGQLLYGSKGYLCQAHSRGPCTFTPFSVSLARSVMTVYRSLTSILDREYAPPVLTQCLKCLAILVQATPFDHLEMGFVYEFVLPVKRLAKTGGNTPVTVAALLVMEMLVATPRLTQEMASAVGLCPLQRMEVQLEGLHLQHNEEQEREHLLELCDSEAEEENEHDHEQKQGQGQKQRQEQVDPPKRLTEQPSIPRNSWLLRMVLRYLNCPTTEPPLRLECYQVLLAMTTHIGLLRKQQAHLGRVIASGLMYANADVQLHAARCLDSMGYQMGRALPEPSDRNLELSFWLGLLPHIFAAFCAEAAPGPLKCALCDSLSNMGAVTFEDLPTAQRHSLVAFLSGCSSDDAEEPLVRAAALRALAVFAHHPSLKANLVFVENVAELALRLTSDTQMAVRIKAAWALGNISDALLAGVSGNSERVYDELLDRLIQTATKCCSDHDKVRANAVRALGNLLQLQLLAVQRPDVAQAKTQAQTAIIKLLDCMRTAGGAKVKWNACYAIGSLVKHRAFFSGNAGLGDLLFPSLCQLIVQHANFKVRINATAVLQQVEQRADFGFHFTLVWRSLLEALERSNALDSFEEYNHRDGLQQQLCLAIVHLLALALPIDLPACHEDLEHRVDVVVPNWRRVAYRMIPEQSAPLFTCSPLLEQRLHSTAITQRPALNFIVKTMRLDP, from the coding sequence ATGGACGGCGATAGCGAGATACAAGCGCACGATGGGCTTTTAAACGTTTTAAACACTTTAAGCACCGGTGGATGCTCGAACAAATTGCCGTTGGACAGGGTGAGTCTTCAGGAGCATCGGCAGCTGCTGCACGATATCAGGAGAGGAGCAGGTGAGGCCCACGGCATCACAGCCGAGCAAGTGCAGCAGCTGTTGGCGGAGGCGGACAAGAGGGAGTACCATGACTTGCTGAGAGCATGGCTTCTCTGGCTCAACGAGCTGATCCTGACTaggcggctgctgctggcgcggCCACAGCTGCTGGTGGAGTGGCTGCTGGAGCGGGCGGCTCAGAATAGCGTCGTGGACGAGCTGCAGCTGATGCACACCCTGCTGAAATCGCTGCCTGGACAGCATCTGCAGTCGTTTTGGCCAATTCTGTCGATTCTGTCCCAGCCGCAGGAAGCGGAGGCAGCTCTGTTGCTGGTCATGTGCCAGGAGACGGTGTATGTCGAGCTGGCTGAGTCAGAGGACCCGAAACTTAGCCAGTACCTGGCCAACAACCTGCTGCAGCCGCACTATGAGGGACACTGGGTGTCCTCCCAGTCGGAGAAGCTGCCCTTGCTCCTGGCCCACAccctccagctcctccagaAGATCGTCAGCAAGAACGCCGACTACGCAGAGCAGCACGTCCCGGAGCTGATGGGCTGCATTTTGGCCCACCTTCCTTATGCCGCTTGCGGCGAGAACCCGGCCAAGCTGCACGTGCCCCGAAGGGTGCAGCCTGCCCAGCAAGCTGCTGCCTATGGCGCCGAGGAGGAGGATCAGTCCAACAGCAGCCATAATAAGTCCAGCTCCGGCGGCAAACGCAACAAGGTCCGAAAGGTACGCCCCCGCCAGAAGCAGAAGAACGGCCCATCGGGTGATGCAGCGCACAGCATACCACAGGACCGACTACTGCTGCTGAGCAATATCGACTACGGCTGCCTCACTGGCGACACGGAGGCATGCACCCTGTCCGACTCCGAAGCACAGCAGGCGGCCCCTAAAGCGCTGCGCCAACAGCAAGCCAGCGTGAGAATCTCCGCCCTCCACCTGATGAGCGCTCTGACCAAGCAGCTGCCCCGTCGCTCCTTTTACGGCTACTGGCACGTGATCTTCCCCAGCGACGAGGGCTCGCAGACGCACCATCTGCTCCATTTGGCAAAAAACGATGCCAATTCCCGCTGCCGCGCCCTGGCCCTCCAGCTGGCCGGACAACTGTTATATGGCTCCAAGGGATACCTGTGCCAGGCCCACTCCCGGGGACCGTGCACATTCACCCCGTTCTCCGTAAGCCTGGCCAGATCCGTGATGACCGTCTACCGCTCGCTGACCTCCATCCTGGATCGTGAGTACGCCCCACCCGTGCTGACGCAGTGCCTCAAGTGTCTGGCCATTCTCGTTCAGGCCACGCCTTTCGATCATCTGGAAATGGGCTTCGTCTACGAGTTCGTGCTGCCCGTAAAGAGGCTGGCGAAGACCGGGGGGAACACGCCGGTGACAGTGGCCGCCCTGCTGGTTATGGAGATGCTGGTGGCGACACCACGACTGACCCAGGAAATGGCCAGTGCCGTCGGCCTGTGTCCTTTACAGCGAATGGAGGTTCAATTAGAAGGCCTGCATTTGCAGCACAATGAAGAGCAGGAGCGAGAGCACCTTCTGGAGCTCTGCGATTCTGAAGCAGAGGAAGAGAATGAGCACGACCACGAGCAGaaacagggacagggacagaaACAGAGACAGGAGCAAGTGGATCCGCCCAAGAGGCTGACTGAACAGCCATCGATACCGCGAAATTCGTGGCTCCTGCGCATGGTACTCCGATATCTGAACTGTCCGACGACGGAGCCACCGCTGCGGCTGGAGTGCTACCAAGTGCTCCTGGCCATGACCACGCACATTGGTCTGCTCCGAAAACAGCAGGCACACCTCGGGCGGGTCATTGCCTCGGGCCTCATGTATGCCAATGCCGACGTTCAGTTGCATGCCGCGCGATGCCTGGACTCAATGGGTTACCAGATGGGGCGGGCCCTGCCCGAACCGTCCGACCGGAACCTCGAGCTCTCCTTCTGGCTCGGCCTCCTCCCCCACATTTTCGCGGCCTTCTGCGCTGAGGCGGCCCCCGGCCCTCTTAAGTGCGCCCTCTGCGACTCGCTGTCGAACATGGGAGCCGTCACCTTCGAGGACCTACCCACCGCGCAGCGCCACAGTCTGGTGGCCTTCCTCAGCGGCTGCAGCAGCGACGACGCCGAGGAGCCTTTGGTGCGTGCAGCCGCGCTGCGGGCCCTGGCTGTCTTCGCGCATCATCCCTCTCTCAAAGCGAACTTGGTCTTCGTCGAGAATGTGGCGGAACTGGCGCTGCGGCTCACCAGCGATACTCAGATGGCGGTGCGGATCAAGGCTGCCTGGGCCCTGGGGAACATTAGCGACGCCCTGCTGGCCGGCGTCTCTGGCAACTCGGAGCGTGTCTACGACGAGCTGCTCGACCGCCTCATCCAGACGGCCACCAAATGCTGTAGCGATCACGACAAGGTGCGGGCCAACGCGGTGCGGGCCCTGGGCAATCtgctccagcttcagctgctgGCAGTGCAGCGCCCAGATGTCGCCCAGGCAAAGACGCAGGCTCAGACGGCCATTATCAAGTTGCTGGACTGTATGCGGACCGCTGGCGGGGCAAAGGTCAAGTGGAATGCCTGCTACGCCATCGGCAGCCTAGTCAAGCACCGGGCCTTCTTCTCCGGCAACGCTGGCCTGGGTGACCTCCTCTTCCCCTCGCTCTGCCAGCTGATAGTCCAGCACGCCAACTTCAAGGTGCGCATCAACGCCACGGCCGTCCTACAGCAGGTGGAGCAACGCGCGGACTTTGGCTTTCACTTCACGCTCGTGTGGCGCTCACTCCTGGAGGCCCTAGAGCGCTCCAATGCTCTGGACAGCTTCGAGGAGTACAACCACCGCGACggcctgcagcagcagctgtgcCTGGCCATCGTCCACCTCCTGGCCCTGGCGCTACCCATCGATCTGCCCGCCTGTCATGAGGACCTCGAGCATCGCGTCGACGTAGTGGTACCCAATTGGAGGCGCGTCGCCTACCGCATGATTCCCGAGCAGTCAGCGCCGCTGTTCACCTGCAGTCCGCTGCTTGAACAACGCCTCCATTCCACTGCCATCACGCAGCGTCCTGCCCTGAACTTCATAGTGAAGACCATGCGTCTGGACCCATAG